A genome region from Drosophila simulans strain w501 chromosome 2R, Prin_Dsim_3.1, whole genome shotgun sequence includes the following:
- the LOC6734162 gene encoding ubiquitin carboxyl-terminal hydrolase 35, whose translation MAVKQNNSEAGDASDNAGGAGNGIPPNAKPMSANGLANAEENVVPKGMDTGSPSGESLNSNRSGKRDIKALLAYLQSIDMPEQGHNVMAICERVIVDLARLQIPRGASCPRLKEDVCQVGAFLATRNEKFHQMFYLRVVYELITKSPFEPPPSCAVAIVFQLFDSTQILEAVHSLLEQNVQDSSIKKTVNLLCDWITYCTFCSTLNLWVLALLKGLRDQGKMALLDEIAMDNIEKLFHVMIFPALRQKAAPVVFHMLSTINQTPEVFHKILPRIPRVLQYVKNQSATMDEIGLETKKCLQQLVDLTSALMLRFYDQDELYVATKKALQTYEPSPNCMALAKAMHENAQPWGRRNARVGLVNLGNTCYMNSVLQALAMTSDFSRQILLIEGNSVLLMKVQQQIALMHHSLRYELTPSKVLNATRPPSFTPGLQQDSSEFLGHLLDLLHEHEIGNSLVTGHSGGPSKTGKEMDDVPALLSEDILSSGVIPYNSKDHELSSGSNSDNCNHKPTPTLPATPTKATNGLQQQDQQVDQARPPSTIDKTFAGKLSTTYRCLSCGWESRNEDSFRELQLSFPDDQEDCGATNYSVQDLIEYYCSPEKLDGENQYFCPQCKRLCDAERHIGVTQAPKNLILTLKQFKYDQKYHFRTKLMHKVFHDESVTVKMSAKDSLQEMSTVHYDLYAGVVHAGYSMDSGHYFTFAADQAKNWYKFNDNVVTHSKPEEMHNLTSPNTPYILFYKMCGHSNESNSATASCSSSMVSRSNDQVVSVPLAPPLKLEELPRRLRDYVRKDNHVYNEELKMQRFKRGNSGHGNAFVSRHNFDGDGDEDDKGPPPPGGCGGNGLGMNINRFVF comes from the exons ATGGCCGTTAAGCAGAATAACAGCGAGGCGGGTGACGCCTCGGATAATGCCGGAGGAGCTGGCAACGGCATTCCGCCCAACGCCAAACCCATGTCCGCGAACGGACTGGCGAACGCCGAAGAGAACGTAGTGCCAAAGGGCATGGACACGGGATCGCCATCTGGCGAGAGCCTGAACTCCAACCGATCGGGCAAGCGGGACATTAAGGCCCTGCTGGCATACCTCCAAAGCATCGATATGCCGGAGCAAGGCCACAATGTGATGGCCATCTGCGAGAGGGTTATCGTGGACTTGGCCCGTCTGCAAATTCCACGAGGCGCATCCTGTCCACGCCTAAAGGAAGACGTCTGCCAGGTCGGCGCCTTTCTGGCCACGCGCAACGAGAAGTTCCACCAAATGTTCTACCTGCGTGTCGTCTACGAGCTGATCACCAAGTCGCCGTTCGAACCACCACCCTCGTGTGCCGTGGCCATTGTGTTCCAGCTGTTCGACTCCACGCAGATCCTGGAGGCTGTACACTCGCTACTGGAACAGAATGTGCAGGACTCGAGCATTAAGAAGACGGTGAACCTGCTCTGTGATTGGATCACGTACTGCACCTTTTGCAGCACTCTCAATCTCTGGGTGCTGGCGCTTCTCAAGGGGCTAAGGGATCAGGGCAAAATGGCGCTGCTCGACGAGATTGCAATGGACAACATCGAGAAGCTGTTCCACGTGATGATCTTTCCGGCGCTGAGGCAAAAGGCCGCACCGGTTGTGTTTCACATGCTGTCAACGATTAATCAGACCCCCGAGGTTTTTCACAAG ATCTTGCCAAGGATCCCACGAGTCCTGCAGTATGTGAAGAATCAGTCGGCCACCATGGACGAGATTGGCCTGGAAACCAAGAAATGTCTGCAGCAGCTGGTCGACCTAACCAGCGCCCTAATGCTACGTTTCTACGATCAGGATGAGCTCTATGTTGCAACCAAGAAGGCCCTGCAGACATATGAGCCCTCTCCCAATTGCATGGCTCTGGCGAAGGCAATGCATGAGAATGCCCAGCCGTGGGGTCGGCGGAATGCAAGGGTTGGACTCGTTAACCTGGGGAACACCTGCTACATGAATAGCGTACTACAGGCGCTAGCCATGACCAGCGA ttTTAGCAGGCAAATCCTGCTTATCGAAGGCAATTCAGTGCTGCTCAtgaaagtgcagcagcagatcGCCCTGATGCACCACTCGCTGCGCTACGAACTGACGCCTTCGAAAGTGCTGAACGCCACCCGGCCGCCAAGTTTCACGCCCGGCCTACAACAGGACAGCTCTGAGTTCCTAGGACATCTGCTCGACTTGCTGCACGAGCACGAGATCGGCAACTCCTTAGTCACTGGTCACAGTGGTGGTCCTTCAAAGACCGGCAAGGAAATGGACGATGTGCCCGCACTGCTGAGCGAGGATATATTGTCGAGCGGGGTAATTCCGTACAACAGCAAGGATCACGAGCTCAGCAGTGGAAGCAACAGTGACAATTGTAATCACAAGCCCACACCGACACTACCCGCGACTCCCACCAAAGCCACCAACGGCTTACAGCAGCAGGACCAGCAGGTCGATCAGGCGAGGCCACCATCTACCATTGACAAGACGTTCGCTGGCAAGCTTTCCACCACCTACCGATGTTTGAGCTGCGGCTGGGAGAGCCGTAACGAGGACAGCTTCCGCGAACTCCAGCTGTCATTTCCCGACGATCAGGAAGACTGTGGAGCCACCAACTACTCTGTGCAGGATCTGATCGAGTACTACTGCTCGCCCGAGAAGCTGGACGGTGAGAATCAATATTTCTGTCCACAATGCAAGAGGCTGTGCGATGCGGAGCGCCACATCGGGGTCACCCAGGCACCGAAGAACCTTATTCTCACGCTTAAGCAGTTCAAGTACGATCAGAAGTACCACTTCCGCACCAAGCTCATGCATAAGGTGTTCCACGATGAGAGC GTCACAGTAAAAATGTCGGCAAAGGACTCGCTGCAGGAGATGTCAACTGTGCACTATGATCTGTATGCGGGTGTTGTGCACGCCGGGTACAGCATGGATTCCGGCCATTACTTTACGTTCGCGGCGGATCAAGCCAAGAATTGGTACAAGTTCAACGATAACGTGGTTACCCACTCCAAACCGGAGGAGATGCACAATCTCACTTCGCCCAACACGCCCTACATCCTGTTCTACAAGATGTGCGGCCACTCCAATGAGTCTAATTCGGCTACGGCCAGCTGCAGTTCGAGTATGGTATCGCGCTCAAATGACCAGGTGGTCTCTGTGCCGCTGGCGCCGCCTTtgaagctggaggagctgccgCGTCGACTTCGCGACTACGTAAGAAAGGACAACCATGTTTACAACGAAGAGTTGAAGATGCAACGCTTTAAGCGTGGCAACAGCGGTCATGGCAATGCGTTTGTCAGCCGCCACAACttcgatggcgatggtgacgAAGACGACAAGGGGCCGCCGCCGCCCGGAGGATGTGGAGGAAATGGACTGGGCATGAACATCAACCGATTCGTATTCTGA
- the LOC6734165 gene encoding uncharacterized protein LOC6734165 isoform X2, with amino-acid sequence MASIRASPDADGVAVTGPLAPPSVTPATAEEEAKAVEEGEVVVEGEVVVEAEAEVLVRHLVVLVADRGPVVPGRVPRAISFRTERTAA; translated from the coding sequence ATGGCCAGTATTCGGGCTTCACCAGATGCGGATGGAGTGGCGGTAACGGGCCCTTTGGCACCACCTTCTGTGACTCCCGCtacggcggaggaggaggccaaggCTGTGGAGGAGGGAGAAGTGGTTGTGGAGGGAGAGGTGGTTGTGGAGGCAGAGGCAGAGGTGCTTGTGCGCCATCTTGTGGTCCTCGTGGCGGATCGTGGTCCTGTGGTCCCCGGCCGTGTTCCCCGTGCTATCAGTTTCCGTACGGAGCGGACAGCTGCATGA
- the LOC27208750 gene encoding uncharacterized protein LOC27208750 isoform X2, with amino-acid sequence MEAALSLPQAVVACWSWKMALVFILLILLLGFVGYVAYVVHKKGIDPKDIRIHSLQDAKKLLKPPPSGNGPHKYLEKRA; translated from the exons ATGG AAGCTGCCCTTAGTTTGCCTCAAGCTGTGGTCGCCTGCTGGTCGTGGAAAATGGCTCTGGTTTTCATATTGCTGATCCTCCTGCTGGGTTTCGTGGGATACGTAGCCTATGTGGTCCACAAGAAGGG CATAGATCCCAAGGacatccgcatccacagcCTGCAGGACGCTAAGAAACTGCTGAAGCCTCCGCCAAGTGGAAATGGACCCCACAAATACTTGGAGAAAAGGGCATGA
- the LOC6734163 gene encoding transmembrane protein 18, with protein sequence MHPGQIEVNEVNGYWTFLLSIDWKDPWLIGLILAHILTTTTALLSRNNSNFQVFLFLILLLAVYFTESINEFAAHNWSSFSRQQYFDSNGLFISTVFSIPILLNCMLLIGTWLYNSTQLMVTLKTAQLKERARKERQTKTDSESIAHEKAE encoded by the exons ATGCACCCAGGGCAAATTGAGGTCAACGAGGTCAATGGCTATTGGACATTTCTGCTGAGC ATCGATTGGAAGGATCCCTGGCTTATTGGCCTTATTTTGGCGCATATCCTAACCACCACCACTGCCCTGCTCAGCAGGAACAACTCCAACTTCCAGGTTTTCCTCTTCCTAATACTGT TGCTGGCGGTCTACTTCACGGAGAGCATCAATGAGTTCGCTGCTCACAATTGGAGTTCCTTCTCCAGACAACAATACTTCGATAGCAACGGCCTGTTTATCTCGACAGTTTTCTCAATACCTATTTTGCTTAACTGTATGCTTTTGATC GGCACTTGGCTCTACAACTCCACGCAGCTGATGGTGACTCTAAAAACAGCGCAGCTCAAGGAGCGAGCTCGCAAGGAACGCCAGACTAAGACGGATTCGGAGTCCATAGCACATGAAAAGGCGGAGTAG
- the LOC6734165 gene encoding keratin-associated protein 5-4 isoform X1 codes for MSSCGQFNPFYIGPYPERACGDCPYGQYSGFTRCGWSGGNGPFGTTFCDSRYGGGGGQGCGGGRSGCGGRGGCGGRGRGACAPSCGPRGGSWSCGPRPCSPCYQFPYGADSCMMCSSGFGCCGQSCRASCYSCC; via the coding sequence ATGTCCAGCTGCGGGCAGTTCAATCCGTTCTACATTGGACCCTATCCGGAGCGTGCGTGCGGCGATTGTCCGTATGGCCAGTATTCGGGCTTCACCAGATGCGGATGGAGTGGCGGTAACGGGCCCTTTGGCACCACCTTCTGTGACTCCCGCtacggcggaggaggaggccaaggCTGTGGAGGAGGGAGAAGTGGTTGTGGAGGGAGAGGTGGTTGTGGAGGCAGAGGCAGAGGTGCTTGTGCGCCATCTTGTGGTCCTCGTGGCGGATCGTGGTCCTGTGGTCCCCGGCCGTGTTCCCCGTGCTATCAGTTTCCGTACGGAGCGGACAGCTGCATGATGTGCTCCAGTGGATTTGGCTGCTGTGGCCAATCCTGTCGCGCATCCTGCTACTCCTGCTGCTGA
- the LOC27208750 gene encoding uncharacterized protein LOC27208750 isoform X1, which translates to MLLPWILICDFGFQNSTEAALSLPQAVVACWSWKMALVFILLILLLGFVGYVAYVVHKKGIDPKDIRIHSLQDAKKLLKPPPSGNGPHKYLEKRA; encoded by the exons ATGCTTCTGCCTTGGATTCTTATCTGCGATTTCGGGTTCCAAAATTCTACAGAAGCTGCCCTTAGTTTGCCTCAAGCTGTGGTCGCCTGCTGGTCGTGGAAAATGGCTCTGGTTTTCATATTGCTGATCCTCCTGCTGGGTTTCGTGGGATACGTAGCCTATGTGGTCCACAAGAAGGG CATAGATCCCAAGGacatccgcatccacagcCTGCAGGACGCTAAGAAACTGCTGAAGCCTCCGCCAAGTGGAAATGGACCCCACAAATACTTGGAGAAAAGGGCATGA